The Toxorhynchites rutilus septentrionalis strain SRP chromosome 1, ASM2978413v1, whole genome shotgun sequence genome contains the following window.
GAGCCGTGAAAAACACTTGAACTTAACGATAAATATCCGATTAAAGCCTTGAATTGACCTTTCTTAAATTGCCCTTCATATCTTCAAATACAAACACCCGAAATCAATCATATATGCTTAAATCTAATATTTCCTTCTGAATCTATTCTCATGAAGTATTCCAGATACTCAGTTTTTTTTACAATgacattttttatgatttttgatgTAATTTAATGTGCCACACGATAGGGTTTCCCACAAGTTAGAAAGTTATCACATTACCCGGGGATTCGTGGACCATACTCGAATAAGTCTAATATAGTCACGAGAGTTTCGGGCGGCCGCATGGTGGGTTTGACATATTTTGAGGCGCTTCTAGGATCATTAACCTTGTTTACCAAGCTTGCACCGGTCGTGTTTCTAGAGCCAATACTATAGACGTCCATCTAGGATCATTAACCTTGTTTACCAAACTTGCACCGGTCGTGTTTCTAGAGCCAATACTATAGACGTCCATCGCATGAActaattcacattttttttttcaattatgctGGAGTCTCTTTTTACGCGGTGGATAGGCTCGTAAAAAACCACGTAAATCCCAAAAtctgcgtaaattccaaaatccacgtaaaaataaactgcgtaaatttctaaatccgtgtaaaatctaacaaacagtgaattattagtttaaaatgcaacccctattctaacaattgatcaACTGAATTTGTTGCATGCtacaatacagccattccatgccaaaccgtagtggttctcagattttcttgaGAAGCGGTAGTTTTGTTTCCTATAGCAAAAtattggacccgtatttttctatttgttattaggatgcccatttccattttagggtggtccaaaaatcgattttcccctttttctcgaaaatcacattttccaaaaatcttttgaactactagaccgattccgatgatcaacatatcaaattgaagccaattagctagtcttctctgaaaaaatacaatgctttcgaaaaaaataaccccctatgatttttgaatatgttatgtgaaaaagctttcaagagaaatataaaaatatagcgcccttggttccgaaaccatgtaaactataaaaaaaaatacaggtctaatgtTATGCggtaaagcaaaaaaaatatcacttttcacgaaaatctaccagtatatcggtttagcatggaatggctgaataatgCTATCTGTTACTTCCTTTATTTCTCAGCTATGAATCAGTTATACAATACTTATTTcatgaaaagtcacatcaattagcacataCAATCTGATCACTCTAAAAGTAAGTTCAGACTTTTTACGCAGCTGATACGTGCCGTTCTTATTTTGGATTGTCCGAAGTTCATACCATAGAGGCGTCTTTAccgattaaaaattaaatagatTATTTGGTGTTCGGACAATCAGAACGGCTGAAATTGTGTACGCCATGGAACGCCGCTCCACACTTCACACGCTTGTTACTTTcttagttttaatatttttgttgcgttcatataatttttgtattcCTTGAAAGATGTTCAGAGCCCaaaaaaacgtcaaaaaatctcACTAGTCATCTCCCTAGGATAACTCCCTagtcgatttcactctcaattggttgacgttgaatttttatGTCTTGATTCTCAGTAATACGCTATTAATATTCGAGTCTGACGGTTCAAATATCAAAACGAAAATGAAGATTCTataaaaaatgaacttcatacccttagaaaaatcctcggtcgaaaactactaaatacatttggtaatgcaaaattagtagaatgtacaaatttttttgtacatattgtcaacaaacccgcatccctaccagagattagtatattttactcgataacattagtaggcttgtatattgtcatatctgaaaattggtgagaaaagcgcgtattaacaattttcattgttcccataaggcaatacggaggtataataaggatataattctgatacgtgcattttcggcgagaaaatgtagccgatattgggcttccgaatcatggttcagcttgacatatgtgtttattagtacggtcgaaaatgactatagattggtagtatttaccaaaaaattcgttatatttactaattatttctctcagtgtacaggggtacgactaaaacgtcaaatccctcatattgccagtgtacccaatattgctgcggtttactgacattttggttcaatcaattactgttgtgtacaactcggtgcggttatatagtcgaatagtggctaactttaaactccatgttaaatgtgaacacctccatgtgaaaccggaatatgaaaatcgctcatgcagttagaataaagcagcgcatttttcgatttcaatcctcgtaaatgatatgttgataaacaaatgacgccatattgattttgattttgggtagcctatattcaattgatgtctaacccctgactTCATAGCGTGCTGACGTTGACGTTCATTCCACTTGTTTTCATTGATAGTATTGTTTCATCTTTACCgattctcgcttgagcagtaggttaacAATCGAAGGTaggctgaaattcgccgtatttcaAAGTCATGAAGGTGAATATTTTCGACACTGCTCAAAACCGTCGATCTTTGTGTGTAATCATCGATATTGTCCGAATCTCTTTATGTCCCTTCATCTTTCTGCTAACCGAGAGACATCCGCGAATAATCGATTCTCCATTGATCTTATTTATCCTTTTTACGTATaagattttttcacctttttccaaaaaaatgggATTTTCATTCACATAagatacatatttgatacggaaaagttaattttcattcataattgttATTTTAAAACACACCAAAAAGACACATCTGAAAATCCCCAATCGTCTTTGCCGCTTTCCAAAatcggaacacgaagctcaatgtcgtcaacgtgAATAGTTGGTCATTGGATGAGATTTGAAGGCGTGTCCTCATGCGTGTCATGTAGGAACTGAACATTAAGGCGACCTCCAGAATAGAGCGATAAGCTATGTTATCGACGCAGATGGAAAAAGATCAATTTCCAAGTGGACACAACTTTTGCTATAGAATTTTATATTTGCCCACGATTTGGCACCACTGCAAACCCGAAGGCTGGCGCGAGCCGAACTCACAATCAAAAAAGAAATGGAAAAACGGGCATAGCCAAAAAAAAGGAAGGCAGCCTCCATGAATGATGCTGTAAATCTTTCATCAAACCATCATAATTCTGCCTCATAACATTCGTGGAAATATGAGAACCGAAAAAGATTGAATGCTAACTGATAGTTGGGACAAGTAAAATCAATCCAACAAGACCAATGAAACtatgatatgaaaaaaaaagtcttacCTGCCCGACGACAACGTTTCACCTTTTCCGGAGACCCTTCTCAATACAAAAGCAAACGCGAGCGCTCGGCTCACCGCGCGATCTCTCCGAGGGTACGAGCGAGCCGCCGTTCGTCCAGCGCACACATTTCGTTTTCATAAACGTTACCGAGAGCACATGCCTTTGAAGCATATagtagcaacagcagcagcagagagCAGcaccgtcgtcgtcgtcgctaCCGAGTGAGTTTTGTACGCCTAGCGCCGATTTGGGATATCAGCCGAAGCGGAGCGGAGCagagcaagaagaagaacacaaagTGTGTGATTTTGTTCAGCGAGTCGAGCCGTGTGTTCCGTTCGGAAAAGTGGCAACCAGTGGTGTAGTTAACAAGGGGCGTTCGAAGGGGGTACGATTATCGGTTGAAATTGTTTGATTGCGAACGAGATTTGCGTGGTTTTTGCAAGAGTTTGAAAAATTTGTGGTTCTCGAGGCGCCCAAGGGTACAACCCTGGTGGaaagtatttttttcgtttcgggTGGTGGATAAGCGCCGCCACCGGCTGTTGTAGTAACTATTGCAGTGGAAAATGGCGACAACTGCAAAATTATATCCAGTAATAGTGGTATTGCATCGAGTAAGTGATATCCGGCCGATTTTATAGACACGTAGTGCAGGATAATTGGTGCGTTTCGCTGGAGGGTTGGAAAAACGACGAAAATGTCGGCTAAGAACGTTGAAAACACGGCGGAAAAAGAAAATTTGCTCGCGAAGCAAAATGACGTCGCTCGTTCGCAGAGTGCGACCTCAGCGGTGACTGAAGCACTCGGTGCGGCAGCCGAACAAACTAATGAGCGCTCGGAAATACGAAGCGATGCGGGGACGAAGTTAGCGCCGCCGTTAGTAGTGCATGCACCGGCTGCTGCGACGCTTGTGGTCGATGATGAGTTTGATACGGTAATCGGTGGGAGTGAATTGAACGGGGATGTCGCTGGATCCAGTGCTGGTGGCCACGGCGGCGGTTCGTCAAGTTCCTCTAGCAGTGGGGGAGTTGGTGGTGGTCGTGGTGGATTGAACAGCGAGAAACGGCGCAGTAATGGAGATAAAAATACTAGCAGGCGTAAAACGCGCCGCGGGAAAACTAAACGCGGTAAAAAATCGAgctcgaaaccgtacaccaagTCCCAATGGAAGTTCCAGGTGCCCCCCATGTGGACAGCGACGAATAAACGACGTGCGGAAGCTGCGCTGGTCGCAGCtgctggtggtggtggtggtatcGTACCGCTGAAAGGTCCCTACCATCAGTCAGACCATCCACCGTTAGTGCCATACAACACCAATCGCTTCCTGATGGAAGACCACATGCCACACGTCCTGACGCCCTCAGGTAGAACCCGTGATTCAAGTTTTtctatagattcagaagaaaatTATTTCTACTCACTACCAGAGGACGAAGAGGAATTCCTCACCAAGGAGTTCTCCAGCGTGTACGAAGACGCCCGCTCGGAGCGACTCGAGGGACTCAGCAAGACGCAGCTGATCCAAGAGTACCTCCAGCTGGAGGCCAACTTTGAGCAAATCACGCGCCGCTACAACGCCGTCAAGTCGCTCTCGATCAGGGAGGAAAACGAAAGTGCCGCTGTTGGTGTGAATAATGCAATGCCGGCCAAAGATGCACCGGGGGGCAGCGGCGGCGGAGTGGACCGCAGGCGGTTGGAGGATAGAATTCGGGAGCTCACCGCTGAGAATCTCGGTAGGTGTATGATGTTTATGTGAATAGTGAAGTCTGTATATTTAGTATGAGGGGATGACACATTCCGCCCGCTTTGCATAACTTTTTGCTCGTTGCGGTAATATCGGAGGCAGGCTGAGATTTCCCCCCCACCCAGGGGGTGGGTCCCGACTTTATCACCTCGGTTTCGCTTCTCTCGTATTGCTTTgcaactttttctttctctctgtgtgcaaataacatgtttacattttgaaatttaGCTGCGGGTGAGAGCAGTTTTTGATAATTGTTAGCTCGCGTGATTTCGATCCGTCACCTTGGACGTGAATCCATTCTATCACAGATAGCAACATATGACGGAGGATCAATTCAATTTCGACTGAGCGTTAGCAGTTCGTGAATCGAGAGTGGGTAGTCTGTGGCACAATTGGTACTGCAAAAAATGAACCGATCAAAACGCCGGTTTGCTTGTTATCTCTGCTGCTCCTCGCCGAGAAATTCAAAGCGCAGAGCCACAGCAAATATGTTACTGGTTGCAAGCGATAGCACCGCTTTTGCGCTGTGCGTGTAATTACTTCTAcaagtcagtcagtcagtcagtggTGGTAAAATCTAATCTCTCGGGAAGAGCAGTTGCATTTGACGCGCGAAGCGAGGAAAAGTAATTTCGCCATAAGCTTTGCAGTGGTTTTTCGTCTCACGGTTTTTGGCGGTTTCACATCATCGCAGCCGAAGActagggtaaatgatgttggtttgtccgatttaagtttgtcatttatacgttgctagtagctggcaTGCCAATGAGCAACTACTGTGCCgatgaactcgcttgacaaatggttgactcgccttgtccgttcacacagtgtgagctgctgacgagaaactagacaccaccagggatgccagatgatttttcaaatatccatccaacagtcagaaacagcaatcaggtccgaatttgacagatgattgatccgaaatcgacttctctattggcagtttccgtctcaggttttcagtagcatttatcattacacaattttatcgcgaaatacacgctgaccgtgtataaaaatactttgtgctcaatttcttcgaactgaaggtactatccgaaaaagcagaaaaacaaaatgaattGGATGCAagaaaaaggagcaacaaatacaatattgaaggagctctacgatgatgatcccctagagtacagagcagtgttgagaaaaacacctgaataagtggaaacactgttggatttgATTGCTCCAAAAAGACAAcaccaagatacactcatgaagaatgctatacctgcaagagtgaaattaaaaaatggcattgaagtgccttttttctggaatgtcgttcagattgttgtcgagcgagacgagcaaaaaatttcagtcactgtcgagacgagcaaaatatcccattcctagtgatccccgataatcgttcgattaatcgattaatcgaatacttcctacagaaatcgattattaatcgaacgaatactgcacaaccaataatcgaagcgaacgaataatttacgtcgattaatcgatccaaacccagagcaaaaaaaatcgtacatccgctgcagttttatcctgaaaatcaatcataatctttgacgctctcctaaactcctaaaagaagctcaatgccgtcgatgcgagatgagcttcgtttacgagtttaggggagcgtaaaagataataattgattttcaggcgtaatgaactcttttttgattccagatgactTTCTAACGAATgaaaaatattagtctaactaattatttctctcagtgtgacgattaatcgattatttggatcgATCGCGGATCACTacccattccagtacacgagtttcattgaaatgttttatttggtagactggagagacttcagtcagtttttctcggtatgatcagtgatgtcagatgaggagacatgtttttgttttgagaaaaacaacaaacaattttaaaattgatcaatcaatACTATTTTCccagtgccaaaatatta
Protein-coding sequences here:
- the LOC129769792 gene encoding protein HEXIM1 isoform X1, whose protein sequence is MSAKNVENTAEKENLLAKQNDVARSQSATSAVTEALGAAAEQTNERSEIRSDAGTKLAPPLVVHAPAAATLVVDDEFDTVIGGSELNGDVAGSSAGGHGGGSSSSSSSGGVGGGRGGLNSEKRRSNGDKNTSRRKTRRGKTKRGKKSSSKPYTKSQWKFQVPPMWTATNKRRAEAALVAAAGGGGGIVPLKGPYHQSDHPPLVPYNTNRFLMEDHMPHVLTPSGRTRDSSFSIDSEENYFYSLPEDEEEFLTKEFSSVYEDARSERLEGLSKTQLIQEYLQLEANFEQITRRYNAVKSLSIREENESAAVGVNNAMPAKDAPGGSGGGVDRRRLEDRIRELTAENLELRRQLEHASRIGMVLSAKSSPRNNNNNNNSNPAAVERMDSSSCTSSEDSESDSSTSTSSSSSDDDDEENGGGSSSSSMSDTDGDLERQPLVLMDSGDRDGAQVATEPNGEQHLPNELLWVEANSGQQNGGREMNGRFSPLDADWG
- the LOC129769792 gene encoding protein HEXIM1 isoform X2 — its product is MSAKNVENTAEKENLLAKQNDVARSQSATSAVTEALGAAAEQTNERSEIRSDAGTKLAPPLVVHAPAAATLVVDDEFDTVIGGSELNGDVAGSSAGGHGGGSSSSSSSGGVGGGRGGLNSEKRRSNGDKNTSRRKTRRGKTKRGKKSSSKPYTKSQWKFQVPPMWTATNKRRAEAALVAAAGGGGGIVPLKGPYHQSDHPPLVPYNTNRFLMEDHMPHVLTPSEDEEEFLTKEFSSVYEDARSERLEGLSKTQLIQEYLQLEANFEQITRRYNAVKSLSIREENESAAVGVNNAMPAKDAPGGSGGGVDRRRLEDRIRELTAENLELRRQLEHASRIGMVLSAKSSPRNNNNNNNSNPAAVERMDSSSCTSSEDSESDSSTSTSSSSSDDDDEENGGGSSSSSMSDTDGDLERQPLVLMDSGDRDGAQVATEPNGEQHLPNELLWVEANSGQQNGGREMNGRFSPLDADWG